One window of Drosophila busckii strain San Diego stock center, stock number 13000-0081.31 chromosome 3L, ASM1175060v1, whole genome shotgun sequence genomic DNA carries:
- the LOC108599258 gene encoding DNA-directed RNA polymerases I, II, and III subunit RPABC3: protein MAGVLFEDIFNVKDMDPEGKKFDRVSRLHCESESFKMDLILDINSWLYPMELGDKFRLVLATTLREDGCPDSGEYNPMDTEGSRADSFEYVMFGKIYRIEGDEAHNESSSSRLSAYVSFGGLLMRLQGDANNLHGFEVDQTMYLLMKRLAF from the coding sequence ATGGCTGGGGTATTATTTGAGGACATATTCAACGTCAAGGATATGGATCCAGAAGGTAAAAAATTCGATCGTGTCTCCCGCCTTCACTGTGAGTCAGAATCCTTCAAAATGGACCTCATACTGGACATTAACTCATGGCTCTATCCTATGGAGCTAGGAGACAAATTCCGCCTAGTGCTGGCCACAACCCTCAGAGAGGATGGGTGCCCAGATAGCGGGGAATACAATCCAATGGATACAGAGGGATCACGCGCCGATAGCTTTGAATACGTCATGTTTGGCAAAATCTATCGCATTGAAGGAGACGAAGCTCACAACGAGTCGTCCTCTTCCCGGCTGTCGGCATACGTTTCATTCGGAGGACTTCTGATGAGGCTGCAGGGTGATGCTAACAACTTGCACGGCTTCGAGGTGGATCAGACCATGTACCTATTAATGAAACGCCTGgcattttga
- the LOC108601035 gene encoding zinc finger protein OZF — MVRSRRSLSKEDAVSLLTDSGISLSSPPAARDSSPTVSLLPKKRRKTSVHSLQELCWVEDVDAEADQDSSDTDYIQPELKKSVRKSEATRRKQHVCNHCSKEFGGKTDLERHMLIHSDERPHKCTVCGKCYRQAVNLKNHITTAHEHKKQFACTQCPKSFALKERLRLHMRLHSGEKPYPCALCEKRFARGGQLQQHMVSHHKTSIQQFNCTKCSASFSTNANLRVHMDRHEQGLDHKCAICENQFVNEMALRAHINQDHHKLSHFECQICHKIIDPDEDLATHMQKHAVVKTHVCEVCNSYFTQKSQYNVHMRMHTGERPYQCQICQQTFAHSSVLKLHIRKHTGEKPFRCQLCVDEVAFSQLAHLKNHMKKIHKQHKPYMCLGCHDFFKIKIELQAHAEQCPKCQPYDELNESQSADAQVLTSIRFNIAVVLKKISSAQKLRQLGYEKRLIDNVIIASLKLAQRPSHDDPTMTPLKRLRLNVEEFLKWIVPAPIMKKFNEDLLSVDTILDKIATMYMKQK, encoded by the exons ATGGTACGCAGTCGTCGCAGTCTCTCCAAGGAGGATGCCGTCTCTTTGCTCACAGATAGCGGTATTTCGCTATCATCGCCGCCGGCGGCCCGCGATTCCTCACCCACTGTATCACTATTGCCAAAGAAGCGACGCAAGACAAGCGTTCATAGCCTGCAGGAACTTTGTTGGGTTGAAGATGTCGATGCAGAAGCGGATCAGGACTCTTCAGATACGGACTATATACAGCCAGAGTTGAAGAAATCGGTGCGTAAATCGGAAGCCACACGACGCAAGCAGCACGTTTGTAACCATTGCTCCAAAGAGTTTGGTGGCAAGACCGATTTAGAGCGCCACATGCTTATCCATTCAGACGAACGGCCGCATAAATGCACTGTATGCGGCAAGTGTTATCGGCAAGCAGTGAATCTTAAGAATCATATAACCACGGCTCACGAGCATAAGAAGCAATTCGCTTGTACACAATGCCCCAAGTCCTTTGCCCTAAAGGAGCGCCTCAGGCTGCACATGCGTCTTCATTCGGGAGAGAAACCCTATCCCTGCGCCTTGTGTGAGAAACGCTTTGCTCGAGGTGGTCAG CTCCAACAACACATGGTCTCGCATCACAAGACAAGCATACAACAGTTCAACTGCACCAAATGTTCTGCCAGCTTTTCGACGAATGCCAATCTACGCGTGCACATGGACCGCCATGAGCAGGGTTTGGATCACAAATGCGCCATATGCGAAAATCAATTTGTCAATGAGATGGCGCTGCGCGCTCATATCAACCAAGATCACCACAAGCTCAGCCACTTTGAATGCCAGATTTGCCACAAGATCATTGATCCCGATGAGGATCTTGCCACACATATGCAGAAGCATGCGGTAGTCAAGACGCACGTCTGCGAAGTGTGCAATTCATATTTCACACAAAAATCTCAGTACAATGTTCATATGCGCATGCACACTGGTGAGCGACCTTATCAGTGCCAG ATCTGTCAACAGACCTTTGCACACTCCAGCGTGCTGAAGCTGCACATACGCAAGCATACAGGAGAGAAGCCCTTTCGCTGTCAACTGTGCGTGGATGAGGTGGCCTTCTCTCAGCTGGCGCATCTCAAGAATCATATGAAGAAGATCCATAAACAGCACAAGCCCTATATGTGCCTGGGGTGCCATGATTtctttaaaatcaaaatagagCTGCAGGCGCATGCTGAGCAGTGTCCCAAATGCCAGCCCTACGACGAGCTCAACGAAAGTCAAAGTGCAGATGCACAGGTGCTGACTAGCATTCGCTTCAACATAGCTGTGGTGCTAAAGAAGATAAGCTCGGCACAGAAGCTACGACAGCTGGGATATGAGAAGCGTTTAATTGACAACGTGATAATTGCTTCCTTGAAATTGGCACAACGACCGTCACACGACGATCCAACTATGACACCGCTGAAGCGACTGCGTCTGAATGTGGAAGAGTTTCTTAAATGGATTGTGCCAGCACCAATCATGAAGAAGTTTAACGAGGACCTGCTCTCTGTTGATACCATACTTGATAAGATTGCAACCATGTATATGAAACAAAAGTAG